The Synechococcus sp. WH 8101 sequence AGCGTGGAGATCCGCAGCGACGTGAGCGGCGCGCAGGTGGTTGCCGCGCTGGCACGCTGCCACGACTAGCGCCCCGTTCAAACCAGCGGCGGTTCCTGCAGAAAGAACAGAGCCGATGCATCGCTGTTGGCTCCCTCGAGGCTGCGACTGAAGGCGATCCAGCGAAAATCACCGAGGGTGTGGGGATCCACCAGGCGCAGCAGCGCTTCGCGGCGCGCCAGCAAAGCCTCCAGGCTCACTCCGCTCTGTTGCTGCAACCCATGCAGTCGCTGCGCCAGACCGAGCGCCAACAAGGCTTCGCCCTGACGGCGCTGGCCCAGGAGCTGCCAACCGGCGGCCAACGCCGCCTGCTCCAGAGTCTCCAGGCAGAGATGGGCCGTGAGATCCCAGCAACCCGGTTCCTGCAGCGGATCGGGGCTGGCCCGCTGCTGCCGGTAGGCCATCAGGGTGCCGCTGCTGCGCTGGGGGGCGTAATAACGCCAGGCCTCAAGGGCGTAATCGATCACCAACAGCACACCGGACTCCAGGGCTGCGGCTGCAGCCCGCAACCAGGGACCCTGCTCGGGATGGAGCTCCGTGCACCAGCCGGGGTCGCGCTGAGGACCAGGCGGCAGCAGCCCGAGGGGCTCAAGCTGGGCGAGCTCCACGGGCTCCAGAGGCTCGCCGGGCTCAAGTCGCAGCGAGGGCTCGGCTCCCGGCACCTGCTGGAGGGCCACCTGCTGACGGCGCCAGAGGGCGCCATCCCACACGATCCGCTCCACCGCCAGGGCATCGAGCACCTCATGGGCCAGCACCACCCCCCGCACGGGCTGGGCTGCCAGCTCTTCAACGCTCAGCCACTGGCAGGGGAGGGGGCACTGGCGCAGGCGCAAGCGCTGCCGCTCGGCC is a genomic window containing:
- a CDS encoding class I SAM-dependent methyltransferase, producing MDASGAACPAWMIAALAANGGSIPFRQFMKLALHHPEHGAYGSGRLLVGPRGDFATSPSLGPDFAALLAPQIAQWLQQQPVDQPLALVEAGPGEGDFAWDLAQELAVGWPELAARTTLLLLEPNAGMAERQRLRLRQCPLPCQWLSVEELAAQPVRGVVLAHEVLDALAVERIVWDGALWRRQQVALQQVPGAEPSLRLEPGEPLEPVELAQLEPLGLLPPGPQRDPGWCTELHPEQGPWLRAAAAALESGVLLVIDYALEAWRYYAPQRSSGTLMAYRQQRASPDPLQEPGCWDLTAHLCLETLEQAALAAGWQLLGQRRQGEALLALGLAQRLHGLQQQSGVSLEALLARREALLRLVDPHTLGDFRWIAFSRSLEGANSDASALFFLQEPPLV